CTCGCCCGAAGCGACGATGGCGTCGTACTCGCGCGCGTCGTGCAGCTTGTCGATGTCGTTGCAGTATTTCACGAGCTGGTTGGTCACGCCGGACATCGCCGACACGACGACGGCGACCTGATGCCCCGCCTTGACTTCCTGCTCGACCTTTCGGGCCACGTTCTTGATGCGGTCGATGTCGCCGACCGACGTGCCGCCGAACTTGAGGACGATCCGCGCCATACCTCACACCATGTCTGGGCCGGCACATAAGCCGGCAGTCCGCGCCCCCGCTCTACCGTTGCCGGCGCGGGGCGGCGTATCCATACTCTGTCGCTCACAGCGAGGCAAGTTCGCCCCGCAATTGTTCTCGCAATCCAAGCATACGGGATTTCTTTCATGACCGCGACCGCCGGAACCGCAGGCACCGCAGGCACTGTCGACCCCCAGGACATCGCCCGCTTTTCGGCCATCGCCGCGGAATGGTGGGACCCCACCGGCAAGTTCCGGCCCCTGCACCGGCTGAACCCGCTGCGGCTGGCCTACATCCGCGACACGCTGTGCCGCCGCTTCGGCCGCGACCCGCTGGCGACGGAGCCGCTGAAGGGCCTGCGCATCGTCGACATCGGCTGCGGCGGCGGCCTGCTGGCGGAGCCCGTCGCCCGCATGGGCGCCACCGTGGTCGGCGTGGACGCGGCGGAGCGCAACATCCGCACCGCCGCCGCCCACGCCGCGGAAACCGGCACCCCCGTCGACTACCGCGCCACCACCGCCGAGGCGCTGGCGGCCAGCGGCGAGCGCTTCGACGCCGTCCTGGCGATGGAGGTGATCGAGCATGTCGCCGACGTGCCGCTGTTCGTGAAGTCCTGCGCGGCGCTGACGGCGCCGGGCGGCGCGCTGTTCCTGGCGACGCTGAACCGCACGCCGAAATCCTTCGCGCTGGCCATCGTCGGGGCGGAGTACATCCTGCGCTGGCTGCCCCGCGGCACCCACAACTGGCGCCAGTTCCTGCGCCCCGGCGAACTGGCCGCCGCCGTGCGCGCCGAGGGGCTGGCGATCCGCGACCTGACCGGCATCACCTACAACCCGCTGTCCGACGAGTTCCGGCTGAACCCGCGTGATCTCGACGTGAATTACATGGGCTGGGCGGAGCGGGCCTGAACGTACAGAGCACCGGCGGCGCGTACGGGCGTACATACGTACGCGTCGCCGGTGATGGCGCGGGTGCTGGCTGAAGAGGCGATGACATCGCGAGCCGCACAACAAAAAAACGGGAGAGCCCATGGCTCTCCCGTTTTTTTGTGTTCGCAGGAAACGCGTCTTATGCGGCGTGGCTGGCTTCGTGCTGGGTCAGCAGCGCGTAGATCGCGTCCGCCGAGTCCGAACCGCGCAGCTTCTCGCACATGGACTGGTCGCGCAGCAGGCGTGACACGCGGGCCAACGCCTTCAGATGGTCGGCGCCGGCATGGTCCGGAGCCAACAGCAGGAAAATCAGATCGACCGGCTGCTCATCGATCGCATCGAAGTCGATGGGCCGCTCCAGCCGGGCGAAGACGCCGTGGACGCGGTCGAGGTTGGGCAGCTTGCCGTGCGGGATGGCGATGCCATGCCCCACGCCGGTTGTGCCCAACCGCTCGCGCTCCAGAAGGACGTCGAAGATCGCCCGTTCGTGCTGGCCGGTCAGCTCGGA
The Azospirillum brasilense genome window above contains:
- the ubiG gene encoding bifunctional 2-polyprenyl-6-hydroxyphenol methylase/3-demethylubiquinol 3-O-methyltransferase UbiG translates to MTATAGTAGTAGTVDPQDIARFSAIAAEWWDPTGKFRPLHRLNPLRLAYIRDTLCRRFGRDPLATEPLKGLRIVDIGCGGGLLAEPVARMGATVVGVDAAERNIRTAAAHAAETGTPVDYRATTAEALAASGERFDAVLAMEVIEHVADVPLFVKSCAALTAPGGALFLATLNRTPKSFALAIVGAEYILRWLPRGTHNWRQFLRPGELAAAVRAEGLAIRDLTGITYNPLSDEFRLNPRDLDVNYMGWAERA
- the ptsN gene encoding PTS IIA-like nitrogen regulatory protein PtsN, which codes for MLDLITPHAILPNLKAGSKKQALQDLARKASELTGQHERAIFDVLLERERLGTTGVGHGIAIPHGKLPNLDRVHGVFARLERPIDFDAIDEQPVDLIFLLLAPDHAGADHLKALARVSRLLRDQSMCEKLRGSDSADAIYALLTQHEASHAA